In Antedon mediterranea chromosome 10, ecAntMedi1.1, whole genome shotgun sequence, one genomic interval encodes:
- the LOC140060860 gene encoding uncharacterized protein yields the protein MCASGRPQFSSPKRSSRTSRRTMRRLGTRVDRLPHRKEDRRLATYFKPEESKQAVYSAPKVSDGDSLNHPSGAKTRRLGSLDRPERCVLSRSYRRGRSTLATFQNPRPTVPIRRFAVRPIDGSTRVYTHSQNAGVVLPQTWNKSIHVSRRLVGRGPVQGQADEQSAICPSRNGTGRFHCQSGEVVPGADTAPVIPRSTDKSRDGLGVSIPTTHRVCNECSTQSNICSCSDGLRMAQSTGLSGQLRCLSSVLPATYETFTAASAGSLPTAHRLPTQSGSVECIHSDASRMVAGRRQVDCGNADSKIFAGRPYRDRRIRDRLGRLLQGTPRLRPLDGQGGALPHQPPRTLGSRQDLEGPSTSRDRSSRPYPFRQHNSGSIYKSSGRHEVTDVMLPPLETDDVVHRQQHQTLGCPHCGQPQHCGGRSVPTNTLSHGMAPSTQHCHTDIRPLRAASYRSVCDVRQHTAPDLLHKVSGCTCVGGGCPIHTVGRTMGLCVSTDLTNTNCSDAHSAPSLPGPSDRPGLGSTSVVSTASRPALRSSPASSSSRGSADAGPSCVLTTEPTIPAPDCMAIVRDQLRDSGIPDGPAALAAKSRRESTLTVYNSRLKHFFTWCRRQQITPGLVTLGQVCAFLHYLFESGLQVRTISGYRSAIGAVTPTLKDGSTISSSSVITQLIRGMFRQRPPVKVLIPRWDVNVVLAALTRPPFEPMSKASLYNLSLKTAFLLALSSCKRRGELHALTLEPGHVRFERGGVRLVFRKDFLAKTQTLKYSPPAVFVPTITSYSAVDGDKLWCPVRALKWYIHRTKTIRDGVSHLFVTSVPPHRAAAKSTIARWVVSTIQNAYTSSDTPPPAHMHQLRAVATSWALFAGVPVADIMEAAWWRTQSTFTSYYLSDVSANLAPVATAVLKPRL from the coding sequence CTTCTCCAAAAAGGAGCAGTAGAACCAGTCGACGAACGATGCGCCGTCTCGGGACACGAGTCGACCGTCTTCCTCACAGAAAAGAAGACAGGCGACTGGCGACCTATTTTAAACCTGAGGAGTCTAAACAAGCGGTTTATTCGGCCCCAAAGGTTTCGGATGGAGACAGTCTCAACCATCCTTCTGGGGCTAAGACGAGGAGACTGGGCAGCCTCGATAGACCTGAAAGATGCGTACTTTCACGTTCCTATCGCAGAGGCAGATCGACGTTGGCTACGTTTCAGAATCCTCGACCAACTGTACCAATTCGTCGCTTTGCCGTTCGGCCTATCGACGGCTCCACGCGTGTTTACACGCATAGTCAGAACGCTGGCGTCGTTCTTCCACAAACATGGAATAAGAGTATTCATGTATCTCGACGATTGGTTGGTCGTGGCCCAGTCCAAGGACAGGCTGATGAGCAGTCTGCAATATGTCCTTCTCGTAACGGAACAGGCAGGTTTCATTGTCAATCGGGAGAAGTCGTGCCTGGTGCCGACACAGCTCCCGTTATACCTCGGAGCACAGATAAATCTCGTGACGGGCTTGGCGTGTCCATCCCAACAACGCATCGCGTCTGCAATGAGTGCAGTACGCAATCTAATATCTGCTCGTGCTCCGACGGCTTACGAATGGCTCAGAGCACTGGGTTGTCTGGCCAGCTTCGTTGCCTTAGTTCCGTATTGCCGGCTACGTATGAGACCTTTACAGCTGCATCTGCTGGCTCATTACCGACCGCACATAGACTCCCTACACAAAGTGGTTCCGTCGAATGCATTCATTCAGACGCATCTCGAATGGTGGCTGGTAGAAGGCAGGTTGACTGTGGGAATGCCGATTCAAAAATCTTTGCCGGACGTCCGTATAGAGACAGACGCATCCGAGACAGGCTGGGGCGGTTGCTCCAAGGCACTCCGCGCCTCCGGCCTTTGGACGGTCAAGGAGGCGCGCTCCCACATCAACCTCCTAGAACTCTGGGCAGTCGTCAGGACCTTGAAGGCCCTTCGACCTCACGTGACCGGTCGTCACGTCCTTATCCATTCCGACAACACAACAGTGGTAGCATATATAAATCGTCAGGGAGGCACGAGGTCACCGACGTTATGCTTCCACCTCTGGAGACTGATGATGTGGTGCATAGGCAACAACATCAAACTCTCGGCTGCCCACATTGCGGGCAGCCTCAACATTGTGGCGGACGCTCTGTCCCGACAAACACTTTGTCCCACGGAATGGCGCCTTCTACCCAGCATTGCCACACTGATATTCGACCACTTCGGGCGGCCTCATATAGATCTGTTTGCGACGTCAGACAACACACAGCTCCCGACCTTCTGCACAAGGTTTCGGGATGCACGTGCGTGGGCGGTGGATGCCCTATCCATACCGTGGGACGGACTATGGGCTTATGCGTTTCCACCGATCTCACTAATACCAACTGTTCTGACGCACATTCAGCGCCATCCTTGCCGGGTCCTTCTGATCGCCCCGGGCTGGGCTCGACAAGCGTGGTATCCACTGCTTCTCGACCTGCTCTACGATCATCCCCTGCGTCTTCCAGTTCGAGAGGATCTGCTGACGCAGGGCCGAGCTGTGTTCTCACTACAGAACCTACAATCCCTGCGCCTGACTGTATGGCCATTGTCAGGGATCAGCTCCGAGACTCAGGCATTCCAGATGGCCCTGCCGCCCTCGCGGCGAAATCTCGTCGGGAATCTACTCTTACCGTCTACAATAGCCGATTAAAGCATTTCTTTACATGGTGCAGGCGCCAACAAATAACACCAGGGTTGGTTACCCTTGGTCAAGTATGCGCCTTCCTGCATTACCTATTTGAGTCAGGTCTTCAGGTCCGCACCATTTCAGGCTATAGGTCCGCCATTGGGGCGGTGACACCAACACTGAAAGACGGTTCTACGATTTCGTCATCCTCCGTTATCACTCAGCTGATACGGGGGATGTTCAGACAACGACCTCCAGTCAAGGTCTTGATTCCTCGATGGGATGTCAACGTCGTTCTAGCCGCTCTTACACGCCCGCCATTTGAGCCTATGAGTAAGGCTTCTCTTTACAATCTCTCGCTGAAGACGGCGTTCCTGCTCGCATTGTCATCGTGCAAACGCCGAGGCGAGCTGCACGCTCTTACCTTAGAACCAGGGCATGTGAGGTTCGAGCGAGGCGGCGTGAGGCTAGTGTTTAGGAAAGATTTCCTAGCAAAAACTCAGACGTTGAAATATTCGCCGCCGGCTGTGTTCGTCCCCACCATCACATCTTACTCGGCGGTTGACGGGGACAAACTTTGGTGCCCAGTGAGGGCCCTCAAGTGGTATATCCACCGCACAAAGACAATTAGAGACGGAGTGTCTCACCTGTTTGTCACCTCTGTTCCACCACACCGCGCCGCAGCTAAATCAACCATAGCAAGGTGGgtcgtatctacaattcaaaaCGCTTACACGTCATCGGACACACCGCCGCCGGCACACATGCATCAATTGCGCGCGGTTGCCACTTCGTGGGCGTTGTTCGCGGGTGTCCCTGTAGCTGACATTATGGAAGCGGCATGGTGGCGAACACAGTCTACATTCACCTCTTACTATCTTTCGGATGTGTCCGCTAATCTAGCTCCAGTGGCGACAGCAGTACTGAAGCCTCGTCTATAG